In a single window of the Apteryx mantelli isolate bAptMan1 chromosome 11, bAptMan1.hap1, whole genome shotgun sequence genome:
- the LOC136992987 gene encoding olfactory receptor 14A16-like, producing the protein MSNSSSLNEFLLLAFADTRELQLLHFSLFLGIYLAALLGNGLIIIAVACDHRLHTPMYFFLLNLSVLDLGSISTTVPKSMANSLRDNSAISYSGCAAQIFLCAIFMSAEYSLLTVMAYDRYVAICRPLHYGTLMDSTACVKMAAAAWASGFLNALLHTGNTFSIPLCQGNTVDQFFCEIPQILKLSCSDFYLREAGFIVVNACLFLGCFVFIVLSYVQIFTVVLRMPSEQGRHKAFSMCIPHLAVVSLFISTGLFAYLKPPSLSSPALDLMVAVLYSVVPPAMNPLIYSMRNKELKDAVKKLIQLVLVQQQ; encoded by the coding sequence atgtccaacagcagctccctcaatgagttcctcctcctggcatttgcggacacacgggagctgcagctcttgcacttctcgctcttcctgggcatctacctggctgccctcctgggcaatggtctcatcatcatagctgtagcctgcgaccaccgcctccacacccccatgtacttcttcctcctcaacctctctgttctggaccttggctccatctccaccactgtccccaaatccatggccaattctctgagggacaacagtgccatttcctattcaggatgtgctgcacagatatttttatgtgccattttcatgtcagctgagtattctcttctcacagtcatggcctatgaccgctatgttgccatctgcagacccctgcactatgggaccctcatggacagTACAGCTTGTgtgaaaatggcagcagctgcctgggccagtggttttctcaatgctctcctgcacactgggaacacattttcaataccactctgccaaggcaacacagtggaccagttcttctgtgaaatcccacagatcctcaagctctcctgctcagacttctaCCTCCGGGAAGCTGGGTTTATTGTGGTAAATGCCTGTTTATTccttgggtgtttcgttttcattgtgctgtcctatgtgcagatcttcactgttgtgctgaggatgccctctgagcagggacgacacaaagccttttccatgtgcatccctcacctggctgtggtctccctgttcatcagcactggcctgtttgcctacctgaagcctccctccctctcctccccagctctggatctgatggtggctgttctgtactcggtggtgcctccagcaatgaaccccctcatctatagcatgaggaacaaggaactcaaggacgcagtgaagaaactgattcagctggtactagttcagcagcaataa